The Vespa velutina chromosome 2, iVesVel2.1, whole genome shotgun sequence sequence CCAACAGTCAAGATGAGTTGACATCTTTTTCTGAGCAGAATAAAAAGATGCATGCGCAACAAAATCATTGGTTACTGAGTAATATATTACCGCAAGAAAGAACAGAATCTATTACTTCTGCTGAAGGATCTCCGAGTAGAAATTCAGGAAATATTTCTCCTCAGCCAAATGTAATGCTCGAGATACAAAGATCATCGCCACAACAAAAGCCGGTTAATTTACTTCCTGAAGTGCCAATGCAAATTCAACGTAAATTAAGTGAACGGGAGCAACGAGACTGTGATGTTATcggtaattataaaaagtcttttgatatatatatatatatatatattgatttaattcgatattttaaaatgtattattatattctttagaGCGACTTATCAAATCATACTTTTATATCGTACGTAAATCTATACAAGACAGCGTACCCAAAGCAGTAATGCATTTCCTAGTCAACTATGTAAAGGATAATTTACAAAGTGAACTTGTAactcatttatataaatccgATCAGGCTGAAGCCTTGTTGAATGAAAGTGAACATATTGCTATTAGACGAAAAGAAGCAAGTGACATGTTAAAggtatattcattaattatatgtcTAATACTAATGTTGTATCATTATAATGACGATCtctatttgataatttatttttattaattatattaaatttctctattttctttataggCATTGACTCAAGCGGGTCATATTATCAGCGAAATTCGTGAAACGCACATGTggtaataattcaattaataaaaaccaCAATAGCATCAGATCATAGATTAAAAtaggtattattattgtgtttGGATAGATAAGTCAATGAATGCAATTATGTATATGCTGAAACActgtacaaaatttttattcttcatgcAAACGAAACTTTTAGAACAatgaagtaataatttttgtcaTCCCAGGCAATTACACTAAGTTTTAATGTATGATAAGGATAAATCATGCACTACTTTGTTGTATATACATCTGGGATTGTTTAAATAccataaaatggaaatattgcatttaatattatcaatgttatGAGATGTCAAGCATGTACTAACAAACGAAAGTTATgcgtttttccatttttttagTAATTTAGTACAGTATTATCACACAATGATTGCACAACaacaattgaatattaaatcgCCGGAAATACATGAGGCTATAtggtataaaatttgaaatttttcttttagaacagtttttcttttttaagatgattgtaaatgaatgataatttctccatttatttatttatctttaactgtatattttttttctctttttttttttttttttttttttttttttttttttttcttttctttcttcctttagattacacctttttatttctttacatattttatcattatttatgagACATATAATATGAACAATcggataaagataaaatagagaaaatattaagaaactTATTTCACAAAATCAACAATTGTCTTGTAGATAATATCTAGATTTTAAGATTGAATatgatatgtaaaaaaaaaaaaagaaaaagaaaaagaaaaatcatacaAGAATTAgttctatattaatttatagaaatgCAACCAAAGAAATTATAACATTGAATGAGGCATTGCTGTGTTTTGATAGACTCTATGTTAGGTTCTTCCAAAAATCTTTCAACTAAGTCTATATGAtctaataattgatttaatgcTTCTTTATAGCAACCTTGATACATTTTAGAAATTGCATTTACTCTCCTTTCGATAGATCTGCTAAGTTGCTTATTTAATTTCCCATAGtctaatttttcattacattGCGAACAATGTTTAATTTTATGCATGCTGTTTTTTATCTCGTTAAATGAATAACCAGTTTTAAAACATGTTTTGCATTTATAATTAAGAGTATCTTGCAATGGGAATTGCCAATTATATTTGCAAGCATCGCATTcgcaaacaaaattatattttttccacAAATACTCGCGCCTTGCCAACTTCTCTTCATTAAGAAATTGTGGACCGTAACAATCAAGTATCTCATTACCTTTACCAATGCAACGTAATGCTCTTACAACAACTTTTCCTATAAAAggatatatttcttaattgttTGTCAGTACAGtgcatatatttaattctaattaaatatgaaattgaatataatataatataatatgtatatatatatttatatatatatatatatatatatatatatatatatatatatatatatatatcacttacCAGATGGATAAGAATGTCGAACTATATTAGGATAACAGCTATGATTTGTAAGACTGACTGTGGTGTAAATAGCACATCCTACATTTCTTGGTTCCCAAACGTGCGTTATTCCATTGTATatgttttcaataatttcataagCATTACAATTAATAGCTTGCAAATGTTGCAACGTAGCCGTCGCTAaagtaatgaatttttcattatccaATGAATCAATTCCAATTTCATccaaggaaaaaattaaacatttgGCTATAAACACTGCTTCTATACTACAAATAGCATTTACATTAGGATCTACATTCGTACAATTTGTTTCTAATTGTAAAACAGTTGTGTAATCTAATggatcatatattttatttgtatttgatATAACAGtgtgtttttctttcgactGATGTTGCTTGAAAAATTCTGTATTAAGATTGGATGGTTTGTGCTTTGTTTCcgtatcattatattttttctcatttggATATAAAACTGCAATCAAGGTAGTTCTATAAGCCAACAAAAGATgggataatttattttttctttgattaaatCCTTCTTCtaagaaaagatttaatatcatGCATTCATATTTATGATACATCTCCCATGACTCCTTGCGACAAGTTTCTGTGCAATAAGAAAcctaaaaagaaagtatatttcCGGAATATGGATGCAGCGCTGAACTTCATAATGATATAAAgaggggtaaaaaaaaaaaaagttaattattgaattatttatcacTCTTGTGCACACACAAGATCATGCATAATACTAACTGTTTGACACATACGGCAAGGAATTCTAACATTGTCTTCCAATTTAAGGGAACTGTAACAATGCAAGCAATTCCTATCAAGTGCCTCTTTATCTATGCTGGAGGAGAAGGGCTGATCGACGATTAGAATACTTCCTGCGCAAATATCTCTGGTTGCTACAAGATGCCTGCCTCTGTTATTGTCAAATTGAAATGCTACCGCATCGGAACAACTTTTCAAACTGCTGTTTAACTTTCCATGCACAGTAGGTGTTGATACGACATTTTTTACTGTTGTTATTTCGGCAGAAGAACAATGCATACCACTGCTATTTCcacgtgttttcttttttcgtcgaaTAGTTATTTCCAGCTTTCTAGAGCACTCATGTTTAAGATGAAAacattcctttttatatactaagtaaatatttttattttctgcaTCCTCATCATAAAAGCTCAAAGGAAGTGCTAACATGCATTCGCAATCTTTAAGACACCTTAACCAAGCTCCCAATTTATACCAATGCTTTGCGCGCTCTAAAAGagcattcataaatattaaactaCATGCACTGGCTGCAAACAGTGCTTCAGTAAGAATATTACATGCTTTACTTTCCtcatccattttatttttcccttctttcatTATATCAAGTGATTTCTGATAAAGCAATGCCGCTTGCTGATCATTCTTACCCTTATATGACTTAGTTATTTTTGTATTCAATACACATGGTAATTCGATTATAACACGAATCATCCCTTGTCTATCTCcctttaatgaaaattctttaaaacgGCTTATAAATGGTTCCATCATTACAGTATCATATGCTTGccgataaaaatcgataaatatactgccactataataaattcattgatgaattaataaatacaatgtatgtattatattaaataatcaaaaaatagaTTCAGttgtatatgaaatttatctttgttttgtatatttaatatgttatatatatatatatatatatatatatatatatatatatatgtgcgtgtgtgtgtgtgaatatgtatgtatatacatattatatttatataaagtcttaatttataatgatattacttaatttatgtgtttaatattttatttgtgttaaattttttttcttctcgaattTAAAACAAACAGATAAAACAAACAGAACTATCAATTTtgtataacataatataatttactttttatcaagattgataataatatgtatacatacatacatacatacatatatatatatatatatatatataatttacataatttgtatgaaaatgtaaatacatgatatcatgataaaataacattaattaagctttagatgttattaattactattattgataagatagagaaagagagaaagagatgaaggttttaaaataaaaaaaaaattattttttcacttaCTGATTTGCCAtagtcatttttaaatattatttgttagtGATCCCTCAATTTGTATCACGACGATTGTCGTACTTGTATATTCTCTCGAAGGCGGTTTACTAATGTGACGATTTCTAAAATTAGATACCAAAGTTGCTGTTAAAATATCTGCCTCGTATAAACCGTCCGGCGAATGCCAAACATAATGTACAacatcaaagaaatttttataattgtaattcatttctttctttttttttctctttctctctctctctctctctctctctctctctctctctctttttctttcaatgtatatgaataaaaaattattgtcagtatgaaataataagagattaataattaaataagaaatacttgaaaatttgttataaaaaaaaaaaagaaaaagaaaaaaaaaaaaagaaaatatttacgagttctcttttattacgttcatatatatatgcga is a genomic window containing:
- the LOC124957973 gene encoding SET and MYND domain-containing protein 4-like — protein: MTMANHGSIFIDFYRQAYDTVMMEPFISRFKEFSLKGDRQGMIRVIIELPCVLNTKITKSYKGKNDQQAALLYQKSLDIMKEGKNKMDEESKACNILTEALFAASACSLIFMNALLERAKHWYKLGAWLRCLKDCECMLALPLSFYDEDAENKNIYLVYKKECFHLKHECSRKLEITIRRKKKTRGNSSGMHCSSAEITTVKNVVSTPTVHGKLNSSLKSCSDAVAFQFDNNRGRHLVATRDICAGSILIVDQPFSSSIDKEALDRNCLHCYSSLKLEDNVRIPCRMCQTVSYCTETCRKESWEMYHKYECMILNLFLEEGFNQRKNKLSHLLLAYRTTLIAVLYPNEKKYNDTETKHKPSNLNTEFFKQHQSKEKHTVISNTNKIYDPLDYTTVLQLETNCTNVDPNVNAICSIEAVFIAKCLIFSLDEIGIDSLDNEKFITLATATLQHLQAINCNAYEIIENIYNGITHVWEPRNVGCAIYTTVSLTNHSCYPNIVRHSYPSGKVVVRALRCIGKGNEILDCYGPQFLNEEKLARREYLWKKYNFVCECDACKYNWQFPLQDTLNYKCKTCFKTGYSFNEIKNSMHKIKHCSQCNEKLDYGKLNKQLSRSIERRVNAISKMYQGCYKEALNQLLDHIDLVERFLEEPNIESIKTQQCLIQCYNFFGCISIN